The proteins below are encoded in one region of Pseudomonas putida NBRC 14164:
- the rmf gene encoding ribosome modulation factor: MRRLKRDPLERAYSRGYQYGVTGKSRELCPFNLPSVRQAWINGWREGRGDNWDGMTGTAGIHRLNENHAVG; encoded by the coding sequence ATGAGAAGACTTAAGCGTGATCCGTTGGAAAGAGCATATTCACGTGGCTACCAATACGGGGTCACCGGCAAATCCCGCGAACTTTGCCCCTTCAATCTTCCTTCTGTTCGCCAAGCCTGGATCAACGGCTGGCGCGAAGGTCGCGGTGATAACTGGGACGGAATGACTGGCACCGCTGGCATCCATAGACTCAACGAAAATCACGCCGTTGGCTGA
- a CDS encoding sensor domain-containing diguanylate cyclase: protein MSKCGVRARLFGLCTEAVSAWAVALVALVAGGLLTAALALAAQTFYKQQLRQRFELLASERFSRIAERFDEQQQRLDGLRRFFSFSNEVTPLEFDGYARPLLQRTLAYAWAPRIEAAQRTEFERHASEHSGTGYVIRDQDAQGQWRPAPLRDHYFPVLYTQSGEMPGLPYGLDLAGQAASQAALARALGPGSMAVSEPLAMYEIPSYARGLLLVAPVFSDANPHGAAVGYVTALLSMRELVSDGRPVAADDNLVVRIVDPSGLQGPEVMFDSLNQVAPLSLASNQQLHLADHHFQLSILPSLAFVQANRSSAVLAVVLLGGLLSLLLSALLYSLFSQRQRALALVEQRTAELRVSEQSLRGTHNQLRSVLDAATQVAIIATNLKGVVGTFNAGAERMFGYPASEAIGQLRLENLVLPEELSQRGHALSLRYGRPIAGGQAMFAETVQAHGAEPGEWTLLRADGSQLVANMLVTAMLDEQGLWVGYLAICIDVTERRRVHEALAARDRLLEKLSAEVPGGIYQYRLDANGHSCFPYASQGLYDIYEVDLQQLREDATLVFERIHPDDLDRVRRSVRYSAEHLAPWREEYRVCLPRAGLRWVRGEATPEVGEQGCTLWHGYLTDISDLKGVEEELRALSVTDSLTGIHNRRYFQDRLKAELERAQRDGLALAVIMLDIDHFKCINDRFGHAMGDRVLRSLCQRIGQRLRRTDVFCRLGGEEFMVLCPGSDAEQARLLALELWQGVRTVPVDGVGQVTASFGVAGWRPGEGADALLLRADAGVYTAKQAGRDRVEGESA from the coding sequence ATGTCAAAGTGTGGCGTGCGTGCGCGGTTATTTGGCCTGTGCACAGAAGCGGTGTCCGCCTGGGCGGTGGCGCTGGTGGCTTTGGTGGCGGGCGGCCTGTTGACGGCCGCCTTGGCGCTTGCCGCGCAGACGTTCTACAAGCAGCAGTTGCGCCAGCGTTTCGAGTTGCTGGCCAGCGAGCGCTTCAGCCGCATTGCCGAGCGTTTTGATGAACAGCAGCAGCGCCTGGACGGCCTGCGGCGGTTCTTCAGCTTTTCCAACGAAGTCACCCCGCTCGAATTTGACGGTTACGCCCGGCCATTGCTGCAGCGCACCCTGGCCTACGCTTGGGCGCCGCGTATCGAAGCCGCGCAACGCACCGAGTTCGAGCGCCATGCCAGTGAGCATTCAGGCACGGGCTATGTGATCCGTGACCAGGACGCGCAAGGCCAATGGCGCCCTGCGCCGCTGCGCGACCATTACTTCCCTGTGCTGTATACCCAATCTGGTGAAATGCCAGGGTTGCCCTATGGGCTGGACCTTGCCGGCCAGGCTGCATCCCAGGCTGCCCTGGCACGGGCACTCGGGCCTGGCAGCATGGCGGTGTCCGAACCCCTGGCCATGTACGAGATCCCATCGTACGCGCGTGGCTTGCTGCTGGTGGCGCCGGTGTTTTCCGACGCTAATCCGCATGGCGCAGCAGTAGGTTATGTGACGGCCTTGCTGAGCATGCGCGAGCTGGTCAGTGATGGGCGGCCAGTGGCGGCGGATGACAACCTGGTGGTGCGCATCGTTGATCCGTCCGGGTTGCAGGGGCCGGAAGTGATGTTCGATTCGCTGAACCAGGTCGCCCCCTTGTCGCTGGCCAGCAATCAGCAGTTGCACCTGGCCGATCACCACTTCCAGTTGAGCATCCTGCCGAGCCTGGCGTTCGTGCAGGCCAATCGTTCGTCGGCAGTGCTGGCGGTGGTCCTGCTGGGTGGGTTGTTGAGCCTGCTGCTCAGTGCCTTGCTCTACAGCCTGTTCAGCCAGCGCCAACGCGCCTTGGCCCTGGTCGAGCAGCGCACCGCCGAACTGCGGGTCAGCGAGCAGTCGCTGCGCGGCACTCACAACCAGCTGCGCAGCGTGCTGGATGCGGCGACCCAGGTGGCAATCATCGCTACCAACCTCAAAGGTGTGGTCGGTACCTTCAATGCCGGCGCAGAGCGTATGTTCGGCTACCCGGCCAGCGAGGCGATCGGCCAGTTGCGCCTTGAGAACCTGGTGCTGCCCGAGGAACTGAGCCAGCGCGGCCATGCCCTGAGCCTGCGCTATGGTCGCCCGATTGCCGGTGGCCAGGCCATGTTCGCCGAAACGGTGCAAGCGCATGGCGCTGAACCCGGAGAATGGACCTTGTTGCGCGCCGATGGCAGCCAGTTGGTGGCCAACATGCTGGTTACCGCCATGCTGGATGAACAGGGTTTGTGGGTTGGCTACCTGGCCATCTGCATTGATGTCACCGAGCGGCGTCGGGTACACGAGGCGCTGGCGGCCCGCGACCGGCTGCTGGAAAAGCTCAGTGCCGAGGTGCCGGGGGGCATTTACCAGTATCGCCTGGATGCCAACGGCCATTCGTGCTTTCCCTATGCCAGCCAAGGCCTGTACGACATCTACGAAGTGGACCTGCAGCAATTGCGCGAGGATGCCACGCTGGTGTTCGAGCGCATCCACCCCGATGACCTGGACCGCGTGCGCCGCTCGGTGCGTTACTCGGCCGAGCACCTGGCGCCGTGGCGCGAGGAATACCGGGTGTGCCTGCCGCGTGCCGGCCTGCGCTGGGTCCGTGGCGAAGCGACGCCAGAGGTGGGGGAGCAAGGCTGCACCCTGTGGCATGGCTACCTGACGGATATCTCCGACCTCAAGGGTGTGGAGGAGGAATTGCGTGCGTTGTCGGTCACCGACTCGCTGACTGGCATCCATAACCGCCGCTACTTCCAGGACCGGCTCAAGGCCGAACTGGAGCGCGCCCAGCGCGACGGCCTGGCGTTGGCCGTGATCATGCTCGACATCGATCACTTCAAATGCATCAACGACCGCTTCGGCCATGCCATGGGTGACCGGGTGTTGCGCAGCTTGTGCCAGCGTATTGGCCAGCGCTTGCGGCGTACTGATGTGTTCTGCCGGCTGGGTGGGGAAGAATTCATGGTGTTGTGCCCGGGCAGCGATGCCGAGCAGGCGCGGCTGCTGGCGCTTGAGTTGTGGCAAGGGGTGCGCACGGTGCCGGTGGACGGCGTGGGCCAGGTGACCGCAAGTTTTGGAGTGGCGGGCTGGCGGCCGGGGGAGGGCGCCGATGCCTTGCTGTTGCGGGCTGATGCGGGTGTCTATACAGCCAAGCAGGCCGGGCGGGACCGGGTGGAAGGGGAATCCGCCTGA
- the rlmKL gene encoding bifunctional 23S rRNA (guanine(2069)-N(7))-methyltransferase RlmK/23S rRNA (guanine(2445)-N(2))-methyltransferase RlmL has protein sequence MSDRFELYLTCPKGLESLLAEEAKGLGLDEVREHTSAIRGAADMETAYRLCVWSRLANRVLLVLKRFSMKNADDLYDGVNAVDWADHLAADGTLAVEFSGHGSGIDNTHFGALKVKDAIVDKLRNREGLRPSVEKIDPDVRVHLRLDRGEAILSLDLSGHSLHQRGYRLQQGAAPLKENLAAAVLIRSGWPRIAAEGGALADPMCGVGTFLVEAAMIAADIAPNLKRERWGFSAWLGHVPALWRKVHDEAQARAQAGLAKPPLWIRGYEADPRLIQPGRNNVERAGLGDWVKIYQGEVSTFEPRPDQNQKGLVISNPPYGERLGDEASLLYLYQNLGERLRQACMGWEAAVFTGAPQLGKRMGIRSHKQYAFWNGALPCKLLLFKVQPDQFVTGERREAQADNAEIREQAPVASEPARLSEGAQMFANRLQKNLKQLGKWARREQVDCYRLYDADMPEYALAVDLYHDWVHVQEYAAPRSIDPEKAQSRLLDALAAIPQALGISPQRVVLKRRERQSGTRQYERQATEGRFQEVNEGGVKLLVNLTDYLDTGLFLDHRPMRMRIQREAAGKRFLNLFCYTATASVHAAKGGARSTTSVDLSKTYLDWARRNLALNGFSERNRLEQGDVMAWLEANRDSYDLIFIDPPTFSNSKRMEGVFDVQRDHVQLLDLAMARLAPDGVLYFSNNFRKFQLDEHLMARYAVEEITAQTLDPDFARNNRIHRAWRLQLR, from the coding sequence ATGTCGGACCGTTTCGAACTCTACCTCACCTGCCCCAAAGGCCTCGAAAGCCTGCTTGCCGAAGAGGCCAAGGGCCTTGGCCTTGACGAGGTGCGTGAGCACACCTCGGCCATTCGCGGCGCCGCCGACATGGAAACCGCCTACCGCCTGTGCGTATGGTCGCGCCTGGCCAACCGGGTGCTGCTGGTGCTCAAGCGCTTCTCCATGAAGAACGCCGACGACCTGTATGACGGCGTCAACGCGGTTGACTGGGCCGACCACCTGGCAGCCGACGGCACCCTCGCGGTGGAGTTCAGCGGCCATGGCTCGGGCATCGACAACACCCACTTCGGTGCGCTGAAGGTCAAGGATGCGATCGTCGACAAGCTGCGCAACCGCGAAGGCCTGCGCCCGTCGGTGGAAAAGATCGACCCTGACGTGCGTGTGCACCTGCGCCTGGACCGTGGCGAGGCCATTCTTTCCCTCGACCTGTCCGGCCACAGCCTGCACCAGCGCGGCTATCGCCTGCAGCAAGGTGCTGCGCCGCTGAAGGAAAACCTGGCGGCAGCAGTGCTGATCCGCTCGGGCTGGCCGCGCATTGCCGCCGAAGGTGGCGCACTCGCCGACCCGATGTGTGGTGTGGGTACCTTCCTGGTCGAAGCGGCGATGATCGCTGCCGATATCGCGCCCAACCTCAAGCGTGAACGTTGGGGTTTCAGTGCCTGGCTCGGCCACGTGCCGGCGCTGTGGCGCAAGGTACACGATGAGGCGCAGGCCCGGGCGCAGGCCGGCCTGGCCAAGCCACCGCTGTGGATCCGCGGTTACGAAGCCGACCCGCGGCTGATCCAGCCGGGCCGCAACAACGTCGAGCGCGCCGGTCTGGGCGACTGGGTGAAAATCTATCAGGGCGAGGTCAGTACCTTCGAGCCACGCCCGGACCAGAACCAGAAAGGCCTGGTCATCAGCAACCCGCCCTATGGCGAGCGCCTGGGTGACGAAGCCAGCCTGCTGTACCTCTACCAGAACCTGGGCGAGCGCCTGCGCCAGGCCTGCATGGGCTGGGAGGCGGCGGTGTTCACCGGCGCGCCGCAGCTGGGCAAGCGCATGGGTATTCGCAGCCACAAGCAGTACGCGTTCTGGAACGGCGCCTTGCCGTGCAAGCTGCTGCTGTTCAAGGTGCAGCCCGACCAGTTCGTGACCGGTGAGCGCCGCGAAGCGCAGGCTGACAACGCCGAAATCCGTGAGCAAGCGCCGGTAGCCAGTGAGCCGGCGCGCCTGTCGGAAGGCGCGCAGATGTTTGCCAACCGCCTGCAGAAGAACCTCAAGCAACTGGGCAAGTGGGCCCGCCGCGAGCAGGTTGACTGCTACCGCCTGTACGATGCCGACATGCCCGAGTACGCCCTGGCGGTCGACCTGTACCACGACTGGGTGCATGTGCAGGAGTACGCCGCGCCACGTTCGATCGACCCGGAGAAGGCTCAATCGCGCCTGCTCGATGCCCTGGCAGCCATCCCCCAGGCACTGGGTATTTCGCCGCAGCGTGTAGTGCTCAAGCGCCGCGAGCGGCAGAGCGGCACCCGGCAGTACGAGCGCCAGGCCACCGAGGGCCGCTTCCAGGAGGTGAACGAAGGTGGCGTCAAGCTGCTGGTCAACCTCACCGACTACCTCGACACCGGGCTGTTCCTTGACCACCGCCCGATGCGCATGCGTATCCAGCGCGAGGCTGCCGGCAAGCGCTTCCTCAACCTGTTCTGCTACACCGCCACGGCTTCCGTGCATGCGGCCAAGGGCGGCGCACGCAGCACCACCAGCGTCGATTTGTCGAAAACCTACCTCGACTGGGCGCGGCGCAACCTGGCGCTCAATGGCTTTTCCGAGCGCAACCGCCTGGAGCAGGGTGATGTGATGGCATGGCTGGAAGCTAACCGCGACAGCTACGACCTGATCTTCATCGACCCGCCAACCTTCTCCAACTCCAAGCGCATGGAAGGCGTGTTCGATGTGCAGCGTGACCACGTACAGCTGCTGGACCTGGCCATGGCTCGCCTGGCCCCGGATGGCGTGTTGTATTTCTCCAACAACTTCCGCAAGTTCCAGCTCGACGAACACCTGATGGCGCGCTATGCCGTGGAAGAAATCACTGCCCAGACGCTGGACCCGGACTTTGCCCGAAACAACCGGATCCACCGCGCCTGGCGCCTGCAATTGCGTTGA
- a CDS encoding quinone-dependent dihydroorotate dehydrogenase, whose amino-acid sequence MYTLARQLLFKLSPETSHDLSLDLIGAGGRLGLNGMLCKQPAALPVSVMGLNFANPVGLAAGLDKNGAAIDGFAQLGFGFVEIGTVTPRPQPGNPKPRLFRLPEATAIINRMGFNNLGVDNLLDRVRASRYSGVLGINIGKNFDTPVERAVDDYLICLDKVYTAASYITVNVSSPNTPGLRSLQFGDSLKQLLDALAVRREQLAATHGKRVPLAIKIAPDMSDEETALVAAALMESGMDAVIATNTTLGREGVEGLPYGGEAGGLSGAPVLEKSTHIVKVLAGELGGKLPIIAAGGITEGRHAAEKIAAGASLVQIYSGFIYKGPALIREAVDAIAAMPRV is encoded by the coding sequence CCCGCCAGCTGCTGTTCAAGCTTTCTCCGGAAACTTCCCACGACCTGTCCCTGGACCTGATCGGTGCCGGTGGCCGCCTTGGCCTCAACGGCATGCTGTGCAAGCAGCCTGCGGCCTTGCCGGTTTCGGTCATGGGCTTGAACTTCGCCAACCCGGTGGGCCTGGCTGCCGGCCTGGACAAGAACGGCGCGGCCATCGACGGTTTTGCCCAGCTGGGCTTCGGCTTTGTCGAGATTGGCACCGTCACCCCGCGCCCGCAGCCGGGCAACCCCAAGCCACGGCTGTTCCGCCTGCCGGAGGCCACGGCCATCATCAACCGCATGGGCTTCAACAACCTGGGTGTCGATAACCTGCTCGACCGGGTACGAGCCTCGCGCTACAGCGGTGTGCTGGGCATCAACATCGGCAAGAACTTCGACACCCCGGTCGAGCGTGCCGTCGATGACTACCTGATCTGCCTGGACAAGGTGTACACCGCCGCCAGCTACATCACCGTCAACGTCAGTTCGCCGAACACCCCGGGCCTGCGCAGCCTGCAGTTTGGTGATTCGCTGAAGCAGCTGCTCGATGCCCTGGCCGTGCGCCGTGAGCAACTGGCCGCTACCCATGGCAAGCGCGTGCCGCTGGCCATCAAGATTGCCCCGGACATGAGCGACGAAGAAACCGCACTGGTCGCAGCCGCGCTGATGGAATCGGGTATGGATGCGGTAATTGCCACCAACACCACGCTGGGTCGTGAAGGTGTCGAGGGGCTGCCGTACGGTGGCGAGGCGGGCGGCCTGTCGGGCGCGCCGGTGCTGGAAAAGAGCACCCACATCGTCAAGGTGCTGGCAGGCGAGCTGGGCGGCAAGCTGCCGATCATTGCTGCCGGTGGCATTACCGAAGGCCGCCACGCTGCCGAGAAAATCGCCGCCGGGGCGAGCCTGGTGCAGATCTACTCGGGCTTCATTTATAAAGGCCCGGCACTGATCCGCGAGGCGGTGGACGCTATCGCGGCAATGCCACGGGTTTGA